Proteins from one Sabethes cyaneus chromosome 2, idSabCyanKW18_F2, whole genome shotgun sequence genomic window:
- the LOC128736726 gene encoding uncharacterized protein LOC128736726, producing MATAGRVLFIVSLILAVLRIGKTVEVPDKTEYPVEELQGRQFQSFDSYWYNDVYYWWPWFSDLATVVMIKLKIAIAFAAMYAFGDGYYWSKAKSEEPPVGSWDGTASWSYGHHHHPSYLFGSWGRRKRDLNAKGREDKRKFVEFVFDALEVYDEDCRKRVVCELEFELQRNSKAKNLFRKYKFGMFEKYQGAAPKSREDCERMYGRCRMPLQEDEVQFSSSGEEAAIEEMKNKPEKSEKS from the exons ATGGCTACCGCCGGAAGGGTGCTTTTCATCGTGTCCTTAATTTTGGCAGTTTTAAGGATCGGAAAAACTGTGGAGGTTCCTGACAAAACGGAGTATCCAGTGGAGGAGCTTCAAGGAAGACAGTTTCAGTCATTCGATTCGTACTGGTACAATGATGTGTATTACT GGTGGCCATGGTTTAGCGATCTGGCGACGGTCGTAATGATAAAACTTAAGATTGCTATAGCATTTGCGGCAATGTACGCCTTTGGCGATGGATATTATTGGTCCAAGGCGAAAAGCGAGGAGCCACCCGTCGGCAGTTGGGATGGCACGGCGTCATGGAGTTATGGTCATCATCACCATCCTTCGTATCTTTTTGGCAGTTGGGGTCGCAGAAAACGGGACCTCAACGCTAAGGGTCGAGAAGACAAACGTAAATTTGTGGAATTCGTGTTCGATGCACTGGAAGTGTACGATGAAGATTGTAGGAAACGAGTTGTTTGCGAGTTAGAGTTCGAACTTCAGAGGAATTCGAAAGCGAAAAATTTGTTTAGGAAATATAAGTTTGGAATGTTTGAAAAATACCAGGGCGCTGCTCCGAAAAGCAGGGAAGACTGTGAGAGGATGTACGGTAGGTGTAGGATGCCGTTGCAGGAAGATGAAGTACAGTTTTCGAGTAGCGGAGAGGAAGCTGCGATAGAGGAAATGAAGAACAAAcctgaaaaatcagaaaaatccTAG